A window of the Cystobacter fuscus genome harbors these coding sequences:
- a CDS encoding DUF6986 family protein, with amino-acid sequence MSSPLSIERLAITRAALAHAHLAYERLHPEATPRRQPVHTMYGGAHLFTAQTPQKMGRTAMTALREYAPDGRALAACLGLDEALAERVHARVLTKLEREPVEDFRIDFEDGYGHRPDGEEDGHALTAATEVARGLANGTLPPFLGIRIKALSEELFDRSARTLGLFIGTLLERTGGRLPPGFVVTLPKVSLPQEVTALVRMLELLETDHGLEPGALKLELMVETPRALYTPDGRLALPALVEAAHGRCVAAHLGPYDYTASLHITAAQQDLSHPACDFARNVMQVSLAGSDVALSDGPTNVLPVAPHKPGAHPLTEAQREENRQVVHRAWRRMYTNTRHALERGFYQGWDLHPAQLPVRYATVYAFFLEGLDEASRRLKSFVEKAAQATRLGEVFDDAATGQGLLNSFLRGLACGAVTEEEARATGLTLEELRGRSFLRIVQGRRPPA; translated from the coding sequence ATGAGCTCTCCCCTCTCCATCGAGCGACTCGCCATCACCCGCGCGGCGTTGGCCCACGCCCACCTGGCGTATGAGCGCCTCCACCCGGAGGCCACCCCGCGCCGGCAGCCCGTGCACACGATGTACGGCGGCGCCCACCTCTTCACCGCGCAGACGCCCCAGAAGATGGGACGCACGGCCATGACCGCGCTGCGCGAGTACGCTCCGGATGGTCGCGCGCTCGCCGCGTGTCTCGGTCTGGACGAAGCCCTGGCCGAACGGGTCCACGCGCGCGTGCTCACCAAGCTCGAGCGTGAGCCGGTGGAGGACTTCCGCATCGACTTCGAGGACGGCTATGGGCACCGCCCGGACGGGGAGGAGGATGGCCATGCCCTCACCGCCGCCACCGAGGTGGCCCGGGGCCTCGCGAACGGCACCCTGCCGCCCTTCCTCGGCATCCGCATCAAGGCACTGAGCGAGGAGCTGTTCGACCGGAGCGCGCGCACGCTCGGACTCTTCATCGGCACGCTCCTGGAGCGCACGGGGGGACGGCTGCCACCGGGGTTCGTCGTCACCCTGCCCAAGGTCTCCCTGCCCCAGGAGGTGACGGCACTCGTGCGCATGCTGGAGCTGCTGGAGACGGACCACGGCCTGGAGCCCGGAGCGCTGAAGCTGGAGTTGATGGTGGAGACGCCCCGGGCGCTCTACACGCCGGACGGACGCCTCGCGCTGCCCGCGCTCGTGGAGGCGGCGCATGGACGCTGTGTGGCGGCACACCTCGGGCCGTATGACTACACGGCCTCGCTCCACATCACCGCGGCACAGCAGGACCTCTCGCACCCGGCATGCGACTTCGCCCGGAACGTGATGCAGGTGTCGCTGGCGGGCAGTGACGTGGCGCTCTCGGATGGCCCGACGAACGTGCTGCCGGTGGCGCCCCACAAGCCGGGAGCGCACCCGCTCACCGAGGCCCAGCGCGAGGAGAACCGCCAGGTGGTGCACCGCGCGTGGCGGCGGATGTACACGAACACGCGCCACGCGCTGGAGCGCGGCTTCTACCAGGGGTGGGATCTGCACCCGGCCCAGCTCCCGGTGCGCTACGCGACCGTGTACGCCTTCTTCCTGGAGGGACTGGACGAGGCCTCGCGCCGGCTCAAGTCCTTCGTGGAGAAAGCGGCCCAGGCCACGCGGCTCGGCGAGGTGTTCGACGACGCGGCCACGGGCCAGGGGCTGCTCAACTCCTTCCTGCGCGGCCTGGCCTGCGGCGCCGTCACCGAGGAGGAAGCGCGCGCCACGGGCCTGACGTTGGAGGAGCTGCGCGGCCGCTCGTTCCTCCGCATCGTCCAGGGCCGCCGTCCTCCCGCCTGA
- a CDS encoding FAD/NAD(P)-binding protein has translation MSLPSPAAKSASGLSTLEASIRRDLERLEYPKRPWVLSRQASDGRPILDVLIIGGGQSGLAAAFGLMREKVDNLLVVDDCAPGLSGPWKTFARMHTLRTPKHLTGPDLNLPNLCFQTWYEAQFGEDAWKAVGFVPKELWADYLHWYRHVLSIPVRSHTRVGALSWLPEERCFAAPVRSTDKNGPQDAPEETLLARKVVLATGIDGSGRWETPANVARLPRELWLHTRDDIDFEALRGKRIGVLGAGASAFDNASVALERGAAEVHLFYRRKTLPTVNAYRWAEFVGFLKHHADLPDADRWRFIRRILEMGQLPPHDTYHRARALPHFFLHAESPWQDVQAVDGKAQVTTPHATFTFDKLIVGSGTVTDLSLRPELAHLVGDIALWKDRYTPPPQEAHTDLARHPYLGPGFEFQEKVPGRAPYLGSVFNYTFGCLLSLGFGGASISGMKYSLPRLVAGITRQLYLEDKDAYFDSLMKFDLKEFEP, from the coding sequence ATGAGCCTCCCGTCCCCCGCCGCGAAGTCCGCGTCTGGCCTGTCCACCCTCGAAGCCTCGATCCGCCGGGACCTGGAGCGCCTCGAGTACCCCAAGCGCCCCTGGGTCCTCTCCCGCCAGGCAAGCGACGGCCGCCCCATCCTCGACGTGCTCATCATCGGCGGCGGCCAGAGCGGGCTCGCCGCCGCCTTCGGCCTCATGCGCGAGAAGGTCGACAACCTCCTCGTCGTGGACGACTGCGCACCGGGCCTCTCCGGCCCCTGGAAGACGTTCGCGCGCATGCACACCCTGCGCACCCCCAAGCACCTCACCGGCCCCGACCTCAACCTGCCCAACCTCTGCTTCCAGACCTGGTACGAGGCCCAGTTCGGCGAGGACGCCTGGAAGGCCGTGGGCTTCGTCCCCAAGGAGCTCTGGGCCGACTACCTCCACTGGTACCGCCACGTCCTCTCCATCCCCGTGCGCAGTCACACCCGCGTGGGTGCCCTGTCCTGGCTCCCCGAGGAGCGCTGCTTCGCCGCCCCCGTCCGCTCCACCGACAAGAACGGCCCCCAGGACGCCCCCGAGGAGACGCTGCTGGCGCGCAAGGTGGTGCTCGCCACCGGCATCGACGGCTCGGGCCGCTGGGAGACTCCCGCCAACGTGGCCCGCCTGCCCCGCGAGCTCTGGCTCCACACCCGCGATGACATCGACTTCGAGGCCCTGCGCGGCAAGCGCATCGGCGTGCTCGGCGCGGGCGCCTCGGCCTTCGACAACGCCTCCGTCGCCCTGGAGCGCGGCGCCGCCGAGGTGCACCTCTTCTACCGCCGCAAGACGCTGCCCACCGTCAACGCCTACCGCTGGGCCGAGTTCGTCGGCTTCCTCAAGCACCACGCCGACCTGCCGGACGCGGACCGCTGGCGCTTCATCCGCCGCATCCTCGAAATGGGACAGCTCCCCCCGCACGACACCTACCACCGCGCCCGCGCCCTCCCCCACTTCTTCCTCCACGCGGAGAGCCCCTGGCAGGATGTCCAGGCCGTGGATGGAAAAGCCCAGGTCACCACCCCCCACGCCACCTTCACCTTCGACAAGCTCATCGTCGGCAGCGGCACGGTGACGGACCTGTCGCTGCGCCCGGAGCTGGCCCACCTCGTCGGCGACATCGCCCTGTGGAAGGACCGCTACACCCCGCCTCCCCAGGAGGCTCACACGGACCTCGCCCGCCACCCCTACCTGGGCCCCGGCTTCGAGTTCCAGGAGAAGGTCCCCGGCCGCGCCCCCTACCTCGGCTCGGTCTTCAACTACACCTTCGGCTGTCTGCTCTCGCTCGGCTTCGGCGGCGCGAGCATCTCCGGCATGAAGTACAGCCTGCCCAGGCTCGTCGCGGGCATCACCCGGCAGCTGTACCTCGAGGACAAGGACGCCTACTTCGACTCGCTGATGAAGTTCGACCTGAAGGAGTTCGAGCCATGA
- the allB gene encoding allantoinase AllB, with the protein MSQDWVLRGERVVTDTGVRPAAVVVRDGKVAAVVGPEDVPAGLPVTDVGQKVIMPGVVDSHAHINEPGRTEWEGFETATRAAAAGGITTVVDMPLNSIPATTSREALAQKAAAAERHCAIDYGFWGGVIPGNSGELDAMIDAGVAGFKCFLIHSGVDEFPHVTREDLERAMPILARRGVPLIVHAELTASEEPPKGDTRTYRSYLASRPRKWEDDAIHMMVELCREHRGPVHIVHLSSSDALGEIASAKKEGLPFTVETCPHYLTFDAEHIPDGATWFKCAPPIRESENREKLWAGLARGDIDMVVSDHSPCTPALKHLEHGDFGRAWGGIASLQFSLPAVWTGMRERGQGLEQLVRWMCHAPARLTGLTGVKGSLTPGADADLLVFDPDASFTPDASGVLHRHKLTPYAGRALVGVVEHTWVRGQKVHTRGEPPPAPTGRWIRRPSTARRVD; encoded by the coding sequence ATGAGCCAGGATTGGGTATTGCGCGGCGAGCGCGTCGTCACGGACACGGGCGTGCGCCCGGCCGCCGTGGTGGTGCGCGACGGCAAGGTGGCCGCCGTGGTGGGCCCCGAGGACGTGCCCGCGGGGCTGCCCGTGACGGACGTGGGGCAGAAGGTCATCATGCCCGGCGTGGTGGACAGCCACGCCCACATCAACGAGCCCGGACGCACCGAGTGGGAAGGCTTCGAGACGGCCACGCGCGCCGCGGCCGCCGGCGGCATCACCACCGTGGTGGACATGCCGCTCAACTCCATCCCCGCCACCACCTCGCGCGAGGCGCTCGCCCAGAAGGCCGCCGCCGCCGAGCGTCACTGCGCCATCGACTACGGCTTCTGGGGCGGCGTCATCCCCGGCAACTCGGGCGAGCTGGACGCGATGATCGACGCGGGCGTCGCCGGCTTCAAATGCTTCCTCATCCACTCCGGCGTGGACGAGTTCCCCCACGTGACGCGCGAGGACCTCGAGCGCGCCATGCCCATCCTCGCGCGCCGGGGCGTGCCCCTCATCGTCCACGCGGAGCTGACGGCCTCGGAAGAGCCGCCCAAGGGCGACACGCGCACCTACCGGAGCTACCTCGCCTCGCGCCCGCGCAAGTGGGAGGACGACGCCATCCACATGATGGTGGAGCTGTGCCGCGAGCACCGCGGCCCCGTGCACATCGTGCACCTGTCCTCCTCGGACGCGCTCGGGGAGATCGCCTCCGCCAAGAAGGAGGGCCTGCCCTTCACCGTGGAGACGTGTCCGCACTACCTCACCTTCGACGCGGAGCACATCCCCGACGGCGCCACCTGGTTCAAGTGCGCGCCCCCCATCCGCGAGTCGGAGAACCGCGAGAAGCTCTGGGCCGGCCTCGCGCGCGGCGACATCGACATGGTGGTGTCCGACCACTCGCCCTGCACCCCCGCCCTCAAGCACCTGGAGCACGGTGACTTCGGCCGCGCCTGGGGTGGCATCGCGTCGCTCCAGTTCAGCCTGCCCGCCGTGTGGACCGGCATGCGCGAGCGCGGCCAGGGGCTCGAGCAGCTCGTGCGCTGGATGTGCCACGCGCCCGCCCGGCTCACCGGCCTCACGGGCGTGAAGGGCTCGCTCACCCCGGGCGCGGACGCGGACCTGCTCGTCTTCGACCCCGACGCCTCCTTCACCCCCGACGCCTCGGGCGTGCTGCACCGCCACAAGCTCACCCCCTACGCGGGCCGTGCGCTGGTGGGCGTGGTGGAGCACACCTGGGTGCGAGGTCAGAAGGTCCACACTCGGGGCGAGCCGCCGCCGGCTCCCACGGGCCGGTGGATTCGCCGCCCTTCCACGGCGCGGCGCGTGGACTAA
- the uraD gene encoding 2-oxo-4-hydroxy-4-carboxy-5-ureidoimidazoline decarboxylase, whose translation MSRLAWLNGQPAEQAQVEFSRCCGSTRWAEAMTRARPFASEAALYERAEALWAQTGPEDWREAMTHHPRIGDVSRLREKFKATGAWSEQEQQGMRGAGEDVIQALADGNREYEARFGFIFLVCATGKSASEMLGLLRERMNNPPDQELRVAAGEQGKITRIRLEKLLSSP comes from the coding sequence GTGAGCCGGCTCGCGTGGCTCAACGGGCAGCCCGCCGAGCAGGCCCAGGTGGAGTTCTCGCGCTGCTGCGGCTCGACGCGCTGGGCCGAGGCGATGACCCGGGCGCGGCCCTTCGCGAGCGAGGCGGCCCTGTACGAGCGCGCCGAGGCGCTCTGGGCCCAGACGGGGCCCGAGGACTGGCGCGAGGCGATGACGCACCACCCGCGCATCGGCGACGTGTCGCGGCTGCGCGAGAAGTTCAAGGCCACCGGCGCCTGGAGCGAGCAGGAGCAGCAGGGCATGCGGGGCGCGGGCGAGGACGTGATTCAAGCGCTCGCCGACGGCAACCGCGAGTACGAGGCGCGCTTCGGCTTCATCTTCCTCGTGTGCGCCACGGGCAAGAGCGCCAGCGAGATGCTCGGCCTGTTGCGCGAGCGCATGAACAACCCGCCGGATCAGGAGCTACGGGTCGCGGCCGGGGAGCAGGGAAAAATCACCCGCATCCGCCTGGAGAAGCTTCTCTCGTCCCCATGA
- a CDS encoding glutathione peroxidase: protein MNEKIANLPLKRIDGTETSLAAFKGKVLLVVNVASQCGLTPQYDGLEKLYKNYQARGLVVMGFPANEFGAQEPGTNTEIQEFCRSRFGIDFPMFSKIVVKGEGQHPLYQHLTETLPEARFPTNSSMRARLEKHGMKQQKSNDILWNFEKFLINRQGDVVARFSPDTTPDDPALAQAIEAELAKA from the coding sequence ATGAACGAGAAGATCGCGAACCTGCCGCTCAAGCGCATCGACGGAACCGAGACCTCGCTGGCCGCCTTCAAGGGCAAGGTGCTCCTGGTGGTCAACGTGGCCTCGCAGTGCGGCCTGACGCCCCAGTACGACGGCCTGGAGAAGCTCTACAAGAACTACCAGGCCCGGGGACTGGTGGTGATGGGCTTTCCCGCCAATGAGTTCGGCGCCCAGGAGCCGGGCACCAACACGGAGATCCAGGAGTTCTGCCGCTCCAGGTTCGGCATCGACTTCCCCATGTTCTCGAAGATCGTCGTCAAGGGAGAGGGCCAGCACCCGCTCTACCAGCACCTGACGGAGACGCTCCCCGAGGCGCGCTTCCCCACCAACAGCTCCATGCGCGCCCGGCTGGAGAAGCACGGCATGAAGCAGCAGAAGAGCAACGACATCCTCTGGAACTTCGAGAAGTTCCTCATCAACCGCCAGGGTGACGTGGTGGCGCGCTTCTCTCCGGACACCACCCCGGATGACCCCGCGCTGGCCCAGGCCATCGAGGCGGAGCTGGCCAAGGCCTGA
- a CDS encoding ATP-binding protein has translation MRDAHAIDLSWLLRLRWGAIIGQVALVLGVHFGLGLPQRLVPLFATIAVAVASNTALALWERRRERAPPEVVPAAVMALDVVLLTVLLALSGGAFNPFSAMYIVHIALSAVVLRARWTWALTALAIICFGVLFVDTPHHHIHDMRMHLQGMWAAFALAAAFIVYFVRRVTGALSAREAELVAARAASARHDKLTALATLAAGAAHELSTPLSTIAVVARELERHLPRSPDAAGSLEDVQLIRAQVARCRDILAQMAADAGASQGEALGSRAPASLVEEALGGLPGSERVRVEMEERARHERTLVPAQTFVRALRGVVKNALQASPPEAPVHLRLTCGPEAWRLSVEDSGAGMPPEVLARAGEPFFTTKAPGEGMGLGLFLTRAMLDGLGGQLSLQSTPGQGTRVVLTWPVAGVRQSAALSPGSSWTQVAP, from the coding sequence GTGCGCGACGCCCACGCCATCGATCTGTCGTGGCTGCTGCGCCTGCGCTGGGGCGCCATCATCGGCCAGGTGGCGCTCGTGCTGGGGGTGCACTTCGGCCTGGGCCTGCCCCAGCGGCTCGTGCCCCTGTTCGCCACCATCGCCGTGGCGGTGGCGAGCAACACGGCCCTGGCCCTGTGGGAGCGGCGGCGCGAGCGCGCTCCCCCCGAGGTGGTGCCCGCGGCGGTGATGGCCCTGGACGTGGTGCTGCTCACGGTGCTGCTGGCGCTCAGCGGCGGTGCCTTCAACCCCTTCAGCGCGATGTACATCGTGCACATCGCGCTCTCGGCGGTGGTGCTGCGCGCCAGATGGACGTGGGCGCTCACCGCCCTGGCCATCATCTGCTTCGGCGTGCTCTTCGTGGACACGCCCCATCACCACATCCACGACATGCGCATGCACCTGCAGGGCATGTGGGCGGCGTTCGCGCTGGCCGCGGCCTTCATCGTCTACTTCGTGCGGCGGGTGACGGGGGCCCTGTCGGCGCGCGAGGCGGAGCTGGTGGCGGCGCGCGCGGCCTCGGCGCGTCACGACAAGCTCACCGCGCTGGCCACGCTCGCGGCGGGTGCCGCGCATGAGCTGTCCACGCCCCTGTCCACCATCGCCGTGGTGGCGCGTGAGCTGGAGCGTCACCTGCCCCGCTCCCCCGATGCGGCCGGCTCGCTCGAGGACGTCCAGCTCATCCGCGCCCAGGTGGCGCGCTGCCGCGACATCCTCGCGCAGATGGCCGCCGACGCGGGCGCCAGTCAGGGCGAGGCGCTGGGCTCGCGCGCGCCCGCGTCCCTGGTGGAGGAGGCCCTCGGTGGGTTGCCCGGCAGCGAGCGGGTGCGCGTGGAGATGGAGGAGCGCGCCCGGCACGAGCGCACGCTCGTCCCCGCGCAGACCTTCGTCCGGGCGCTGCGCGGCGTGGTGAAGAACGCCCTGCAGGCCTCGCCGCCAGAGGCGCCCGTGCACCTGCGCCTGACGTGCGGGCCGGAGGCGTGGCGGCTGTCGGTGGAGGACTCGGGCGCGGGCATGCCGCCCGAGGTGCTCGCGCGCGCCGGGGAGCCCTTCTTCACCACCAAGGCGCCCGGTGAGGGCATGGGGCTCGGGCTCTTCCTCACGCGCGCCATGCTGGATGGACTGGGCGGACAGCTCTCGCTCCAGTCCACGCCGGGCCAGGGCACGCGCGTGGTGCTGACCTGGCCCGTGGCCGGGGTGCGACAATCCGCCGCGTTGTCTCCGGGCTCCTCCTGGACGCAAGTGGCGCCATGA
- the alc gene encoding allantoicase: MQTPEEGKVRVAFAELIDLAAEKVGGRALYANDEFFAPKENLLKPGRGVFIPDKYTEFGKWMDGWETRRKRVPGHDFCILQLGLPGTIRGVNVDTNHFLGNFPEYASVDALEVRGEATPESLVDAAWTPIVPKTKLHGGTQNYLPVASEARWTHLRLNIFPDGGVARFRVHGVVRPDLEKLRGSELVDLAAAENGGIVVTCNDSFFGPKDNLILPGRAPTMGDGWETRRKRVPGFDWIVVKLATAGTVQRVEVDTNHFKGNFPDTCSLEGCFLKEDILDFANAKDITWQEILPRTKLQASHRHFYEQELREKGPFTHVRLNIFPDGGISRLRVHGRAA, translated from the coding sequence ATGCAGACACCCGAGGAAGGCAAGGTGCGCGTCGCCTTCGCCGAGCTCATCGATCTGGCCGCCGAGAAGGTCGGCGGCCGCGCCCTCTACGCCAACGACGAGTTCTTCGCCCCCAAGGAGAACCTGCTCAAGCCAGGGCGCGGCGTCTTCATCCCCGACAAGTACACCGAGTTCGGCAAGTGGATGGACGGCTGGGAGACGCGCCGCAAGCGCGTGCCGGGCCATGACTTCTGCATCCTCCAGCTCGGCCTGCCCGGCACCATCCGCGGCGTGAACGTCGACACCAACCACTTCCTCGGCAACTTCCCCGAGTACGCCTCGGTGGACGCGCTCGAGGTGCGGGGTGAGGCCACGCCCGAGTCGCTCGTGGACGCCGCGTGGACGCCCATCGTCCCGAAGACGAAGCTCCACGGCGGCACGCAGAACTACCTCCCCGTGGCGAGCGAGGCGCGCTGGACGCACCTGCGCCTGAACATCTTCCCAGATGGCGGTGTGGCGCGCTTCCGCGTGCACGGCGTGGTACGGCCGGACCTGGAGAAGCTGCGCGGAAGCGAGCTGGTGGACCTGGCCGCGGCGGAGAACGGCGGCATCGTCGTCACCTGCAACGACTCCTTCTTCGGTCCCAAGGACAACCTCATCCTCCCCGGCCGCGCGCCCACCATGGGCGATGGCTGGGAGACGCGCCGCAAGCGCGTGCCGGGCTTCGACTGGATCGTCGTGAAGCTCGCCACCGCCGGCACCGTGCAGCGCGTGGAGGTGGACACCAACCACTTCAAGGGCAACTTCCCCGACACCTGCTCGCTGGAGGGCTGCTTCCTCAAGGAAGACATCCTCGACTTCGCCAACGCGAAGGACATCACCTGGCAGGAGATCCTCCCGCGCACCAAGCTCCAGGCGAGCCACCGCCACTTCTACGAGCAGGAGCTGCGCGAGAAGGGCCCCTTCACCCACGTGCGGCTCAACATCTTCCCGGACGGAGGCATCAGCCGACTCCGGGTGCACGGACGGGCGGCGTGA
- a CDS encoding response regulator transcription factor translates to MTSPNSHPSSAPTLLLVDDEAVFRERLARAFRERGFEVGTAGSYEEALALASRESPEVAVVDLRMPGRGGLELVRALHALDGSTRIIVLTGYGSIATAVEAMKLGAFNYLPKPADVDDLLLAFSRGPGEAAHVTEDFQPPSLARAEWEHIQRVLSDCGGNISEAARRLGLHRRSLQRKLQKYPPAQ, encoded by the coding sequence ATGACGAGTCCCAACTCCCACCCGTCTTCCGCTCCCACGTTGTTGCTCGTGGACGACGAGGCGGTGTTCCGTGAGCGCCTGGCCCGCGCCTTCCGCGAGCGTGGCTTCGAGGTGGGCACCGCCGGCTCCTACGAGGAGGCGCTCGCCCTGGCTTCGCGCGAGTCGCCCGAGGTGGCGGTGGTGGACCTGCGCATGCCCGGCCGCGGGGGCCTGGAGCTCGTGCGCGCCCTGCACGCGCTGGATGGCTCCACCCGCATCATCGTCCTCACCGGCTACGGCAGCATCGCCACCGCGGTGGAGGCGATGAAGCTCGGCGCGTTCAACTACCTGCCCAAGCCCGCGGACGTGGATGATCTGCTGCTGGCTTTCTCTCGCGGCCCGGGCGAGGCCGCCCACGTGACGGAGGACTTCCAACCTCCCTCGCTCGCCCGCGCCGAGTGGGAGCACATCCAGCGCGTGCTCTCCGACTGTGGGGGCAACATCTCCGAGGCGGCGCGGCGGCTCGGCCTTCATCGGCGCTCGTTGCAACGCAAGTTGCAGAAATACCCGCCGGCTCAATAG
- a CDS encoding ATP-binding protein, producing the protein MNKLTKLTINKFRNVVPTTLEFRPGLNVVLGKNAAGKTTLLRLLATVMGAEDDALEGDELNVCRHVSRESLGFEHTLIQERVQEPALFVKLGLHARESRSIPRRTDAIVFKRDGMAFLRIDMLPNTVLISRDGKEFRRERVFEENLAVSLVSALVYGQEAYDMSETADIFTALAQSARRMDESLEDFNRLLKIELKREPEIGLSTWNLKDFPSSMLSIMSEDLAEAGTTAEFELEFLGRVAKIIGYDSARARFDTEHLGSGTGRKSIRLSNLRFFFRRQDEEVSHELLSYGQKRLLTFFAHVDASGGTVIADELVNGLHHEWISACLEEIGDRQAFLTSQNPLLLDFLRFDSAEEVRQTFILCERVNGEAGAQLVWRNPTEEEADSFFSAYQTGIQRVSDILLTKGLW; encoded by the coding sequence ATGAACAAGCTGACGAAGCTCACGATCAACAAGTTCCGGAACGTCGTTCCGACGACCCTGGAGTTTCGTCCTGGCCTCAACGTGGTGCTCGGCAAGAACGCGGCGGGGAAGACGACGCTCCTGCGCTTGTTGGCGACCGTGATGGGCGCGGAAGACGACGCACTTGAGGGTGATGAGTTGAACGTGTGCCGTCATGTCTCGAGAGAATCTCTTGGTTTTGAGCACACGCTCATTCAGGAGCGGGTCCAAGAGCCAGCACTTTTCGTGAAACTAGGGCTGCATGCAAGGGAGAGCCGTTCCATTCCTCGTCGAACCGACGCAATTGTGTTCAAGAGAGATGGCATGGCGTTTCTGCGTATCGATATGCTGCCGAATACGGTTTTGATTAGTCGGGATGGCAAGGAATTTCGTCGGGAAAGAGTTTTTGAGGAGAATCTTGCTGTGTCGTTGGTTTCTGCTTTGGTGTATGGGCAAGAGGCCTATGACATGAGCGAGACGGCGGATATTTTTACGGCCCTTGCTCAATCTGCGAGACGTATGGACGAGAGTCTTGAGGATTTCAACAGGCTGCTGAAAATTGAGTTGAAGAGAGAGCCTGAGATTGGTCTTTCGACATGGAATCTCAAGGACTTTCCAAGTTCGATGTTATCCATCATGTCTGAAGACCTGGCTGAGGCGGGGACAACGGCAGAGTTTGAACTGGAGTTTCTTGGCCGAGTGGCCAAGATCATTGGTTATGACTCTGCGCGCGCGCGATTTGATACGGAACATCTTGGGTCTGGGACAGGACGTAAGTCGATCCGTCTTAGTAATCTTCGATTTTTCTTTAGAAGACAAGATGAAGAGGTGTCGCATGAGTTGCTTAGTTACGGACAAAAGCGGTTGCTTACGTTTTTTGCTCATGTTGACGCATCAGGCGGAACGGTGATTGCGGACGAACTTGTGAACGGTCTTCACCATGAATGGATCTCGGCGTGTCTGGAGGAGATTGGCGACCGCCAGGCGTTCCTGACGAGCCAGAATCCGCTGTTGCTCGACTTCTTGCGGTTCGACAGTGCGGAGGAGGTTCGCCAGACGTTCATCCTCTGCGAGCGCGTCAATGGCGAGGCCGGTGCTCAACTTGTTTGGCGCAACCCCACTGAGGAGGAGGCCGACTCGTTCTTCTCGGCGTACCAGACTGGCATCCAGCGCGTATCGGACATCCTGCTCACCAAGGGACTCTGGTGA
- the uraH gene encoding hydroxyisourate hydrolase, with translation MSTLSTHVLDTQSGRPAAGVPITLEFQSAEGWRELTRGTTNADGRVRDFLPTGTRLEPGVYRMTFHTGEYFRAHALRGFYPYVSVVFELTAPEEHYHVPLLLSPFGYSTYRGS, from the coding sequence ATGAGCACCCTGTCCACCCACGTCCTCGACACGCAGTCGGGCCGCCCGGCGGCGGGCGTCCCCATCACCCTGGAGTTCCAGTCCGCCGAGGGCTGGCGCGAGCTGACCCGGGGCACCACCAACGCCGATGGCCGCGTGCGCGACTTCCTGCCCACCGGCACCCGGCTGGAGCCCGGCGTCTACCGGATGACGTTCCACACCGGCGAGTACTTCCGCGCCCACGCCCTGCGTGGCTTCTATCCGTATGTCTCCGTGGTGTTCGAGCTCACCGCGCCCGAGGAGCACTACCACGTCCCCCTGCTGCTCAGTCCCTTCGGCTACTCCACCTACCGGGGGAGCTGA
- a CDS encoding site-2 protease family protein codes for MERVTVRPATHRLWLHLLLFVLTVGTTSFTFDRAFPTGPLPDAARLAHALTFSAALLSILGAHEMGHYVLARLHGVDVSLPYFIPLPYLGVGTLGAVIRIRAPIPTRNALVDIGAAGPLAGLAVALPLLVWGLAHSEWIDAPPVTDSDFPGSTSLWNLGRLAVEWAGAQLSLLPTPPEEPFFGHQAIIFSDSLLMRGLKALVLGPLPPGRDIQEHPVVIAGWFGLLVTVLNLMPVGQFDGGHMAYALWGPRARWVGKAMALVLLFLTLFYTVTWAVWLLVATKLVGFGHPALTRPAEPLSFGRKLVCALCFLALAGCAMPVPIRMVIW; via the coding sequence ATGGAGCGCGTCACCGTCCGTCCCGCCACCCACCGTCTCTGGCTCCACCTGCTGCTCTTCGTGCTCACGGTGGGGACGACGTCCTTCACCTTCGATCGCGCCTTCCCCACGGGCCCCCTGCCGGACGCCGCGCGGCTCGCGCACGCGCTCACCTTCAGCGCCGCGCTGCTGTCCATCCTCGGCGCGCACGAGATGGGGCACTACGTGCTGGCGCGCCTGCATGGGGTGGACGTGTCGCTGCCCTACTTCATCCCGCTGCCCTACCTGGGCGTGGGCACGCTGGGCGCCGTCATCCGCATCCGCGCCCCCATCCCCACCCGCAACGCGCTGGTGGACATCGGGGCGGCCGGGCCCCTCGCCGGACTGGCGGTGGCGCTTCCCCTGCTCGTCTGGGGCCTGGCCCACTCCGAGTGGATCGACGCCCCCCCGGTGACCGATAGCGACTTCCCCGGCTCCACCTCGCTGTGGAACCTGGGGCGTCTGGCCGTGGAGTGGGCCGGGGCGCAACTCTCGCTCCTGCCCACCCCTCCCGAGGAGCCCTTCTTCGGCCACCAGGCCATCATCTTCAGTGACAGCCTGCTCATGCGCGGCCTCAAGGCGCTGGTGCTCGGGCCCCTGCCGCCCGGCCGGGACATCCAGGAGCACCCGGTGGTCATCGCCGGCTGGTTCGGCCTGCTGGTGACGGTGCTCAACCTCATGCCCGTGGGCCAGTTCGATGGCGGACACATGGCCTACGCCCTCTGGGGCCCTCGCGCCCGGTGGGTGGGCAAGGCCATGGCGCTGGTGCTTCTTTTCCTCACCCTCTTCTACACCGTCACCTGGGCGGTCTGGCTCCTGGTCGCCACCAAACTGGTGGGCTTTGGTCATCCCGCGCTCACCCGCCCCGCCGAGCCTTTGAGCTTCGGGCGAAAGCTGGTGTGCGCGCTATGCTTCCTCGCCCTGGCGGGGTGTGCCATGCCCGTGCCTATCCGGATGGTGATCTGGTGA